A window from Microscilla marina ATCC 23134 encodes these proteins:
- a CDS encoding transglutaminase-like domain-containing protein — translation MNQNEIKALVSLLDDDDYEVINHIKEKIISMGDVLIPFLETAWENNFSPVVQRRIEELIHTLQLQSLQERFRDWKDNEQEDLLKGIWLVACFQYPDLDLRKVTKELDKIYHEVWLSHRAYASPHDKVKNLNNILFTKLGFSSNTQNFHSPGNSMINIVLESRKGNPISLCIVYMLIAQKLKMPIYGINLPNIFVLTYKSEETQFYINAFNRGLIFSRSEIDNYIAQLNIPTTNRFYYPCSNLEIIQRIMRNLVVAFEKLNEDEKARELKELLQVLDA, via the coding sequence ATGAATCAAAATGAAATAAAAGCACTGGTATCTTTGCTAGATGATGATGACTATGAGGTGATTAATCATATCAAAGAAAAAATTATATCAATGGGGGACGTCTTGATTCCCTTTTTAGAAACTGCATGGGAAAACAACTTTAGTCCGGTGGTTCAGCGACGCATCGAAGAACTGATACACACTTTACAGTTACAATCGTTGCAAGAGCGTTTCCGCGATTGGAAAGACAACGAACAAGAAGACCTTTTGAAGGGAATATGGTTAGTGGCTTGCTTTCAGTACCCCGACCTTGACCTACGCAAGGTAACCAAAGAACTGGATAAGATTTACCACGAAGTTTGGCTGAGCCACCGTGCTTACGCAAGCCCGCACGACAAGGTAAAAAACCTGAATAATATTTTATTTACCAAACTGGGCTTTAGCTCCAACACCCAAAACTTTCACTCGCCGGGCAACTCTATGATCAACATAGTGCTTGAGTCGCGCAAGGGCAACCCCATATCGTTGTGCATCGTATATATGTTGATCGCACAAAAACTCAAAATGCCTATTTATGGGATCAACCTGCCCAATATATTTGTGTTGACTTATAAAAGTGAAGAAACGCAGTTTTATATCAATGCCTTTAACCGCGGATTGATTTTTTCCAGGTCAGAAATAGACAACTATATAGCACAACTCAATATTCCCACAACCAACCGGTTTTATTACCCTTGCTCTAATCTTGAAATTATTCAACGCATCATGCGAAACCTGGTGGTGGCTTTTGAAAAGCTCAACGAAGACGAAAAAGCCAGGGAACTGAAAGAGTTATTGCAAGTGTTGGATGCCTGA